A stretch of DNA from Endozoicomonas sp. 8E:
AGTTTGAATCTTGAGTTGAAGCCCAATCGTTGCGATTTAAAGCTTTTGGTTGAGGAAGTGGTTGCAGCCATAGAAGCGGCTGAATTTCCTGAGGATCAACTGCTGGTGTCGAGCTTTAATCATAAAGTGCTGGTTCTGTATCGGGCAAAAGCTGGCAGCAGGATTGGTTGTCTTTTCGAGTCGCTGCCTCGAAACTGGAAACACAAAGCCAGACAGGTTGGTGCCAAAACGATTCATCTGAATGGCAAAAAACTGAAAGAGAAAAATGCGCATGACATCAAAGCGGCAGGTTATGAGCTTTATTGCTATACCGTTAACGACAAGGATATGGCTGATCGATTAAGAACCTGGGGCGTTGATGGCGTCTTTACGGATAACCCTGCTTTAATCGCTTAACAGAGTGCCTGGCAGGCACTCGGTTGCAACTGAAAATCAGTGCTCTTCGTCTACTTCTCTCAAGTACTTGAATAGTTTTCTGGAAGCCGCGGGAGGTTTGTCCTGTCCGGCTTCCTTTTGAGCGTTACGTACCAGTTGTCGTATGTGCTGATGATCGGCTTCAGGGTATTTGTCGAGGTATTCGGTGAGCACCTCATGTCCCTCGTTGATCAACCGGTCACGCCAGCGCTCCAATTGGTGAAAGCGACGATTGTATTCCTCGCTGGTGGAATCCAGACTATCGAGATATTTCTGGATGGGTTCCAGCTCCTGGTCTCGCATCAATTTGCCAATGAAGCCCAAGTGCCGTTTGCGGGCATTATTGCTTTTAATTCGCTTGCTCTCATCCAGCGCTTCCCTGAGACGCTCATTCAGGGGCAGCTTGTCCAACATGGCTGGCTTCATATCCATCAGGCGGGCACCCATGGCCTTGAGCTCGTCCATATCGCGTTTGAGCTCGGATTTGCTGACGTAAATGATTTCTTCAACGTCGTCTTCAAATGGGTAGGGGTCTTGATCTGACAT
This window harbors:
- a CDS encoding glycerophosphodiester phosphodiesterase family protein encodes the protein MDSVIGHRGAAAVAPENTLAGIQKAADLRLKWIELDVTLLGDGSAVMFHDPTMSRTTSGSGHLRGKNLAQVVTLDAGSWFSGAFAGEKVPTLLETLTLIKKLKLSLNLELKPNRCDLKLLVEEVVAAIEAAEFPEDQLLVSSFNHKVLVLYRAKAGSRIGCLFESLPRNWKHKARQVGAKTIHLNGKKLKEKNAHDIKAAGYELYCYTVNDKDMADRLRTWGVDGVFTDNPALIA
- the yjgA gene encoding ribosome biogenesis factor YjgA, which codes for MSDQDPYPFEDDVEEIIYVSKSELKRDMDELKAMGARLMDMKPAMLDKLPLNERLREALDESKRIKSNNARKRHLGFIGKLMRDQELEPIQKYLDSLDSTSEEYNRRFHQLERWRDRLINEGHEVLTEYLDKYPEADHQHIRQLVRNAQKEAGQDKPPAASRKLFKYLREVDEEH